A genomic stretch from Deltaproteobacteria bacterium includes:
- a CDS encoding CopG family transcriptional regulator: protein MPTDLIRRAKTLAAARDKSLSELLRESLEEKVSEASGYRQAKDRQLKLLATGFDLGLRGKVSWSRDSVHERG from the coding sequence ATGCCAACGGACCTGATCCGACGCGCGAAGACACTCGCCGCGGCCCGGGACAAGTCCCTGAGCGAACTCCTGAGGGAATCGCTCGAGGAGAAGGTGTCCGAGGCCAGCGGGTACCGGCAGGCGAAGGATCGACAGTTGAAGCTCCTTGCGACCGGGTTCGATCTCGGGCTGCGTGGGAAGGTCTCCTGGTCCAGGGATTCGGTGCATGAAAGGGGATAA
- a CDS encoding PIN domain-containing protein, whose translation MKGDKVFLDTNLLLYAYDAGSPVKHAIAVRILEDLWKSGSGILSTQVLQEFFVNVTKKIPRPLSVAVGREIVEDFLKWKIVPVEGRTILRAIDLHEKHKYAFWDSLVIQSAIEGGARSLLSEDFRDGQKIGDLTIRNPFLHE comes from the coding sequence ATGAAAGGGGATAAGGTTTTTCTCGACACGAACCTCCTGCTGTATGCGTACGACGCCGGGTCGCCGGTGAAGCATGCCATTGCCGTCCGGATCCTCGAAGATTTGTGGAAAAGCGGAAGCGGTATTCTCAGCACCCAGGTCCTTCAGGAATTCTTTGTCAACGTCACGAAGAAAATCCCCAGGCCGCTGTCCGTCGCGGTCGGCAGGGAGATCGTCGAGGATTTCCTGAAGTGGAAGATCGTCCCCGTGGAGGGCCGAACGATCCTGCGGGCGATCGACCTTCACGAAAAACACAAATACGCCTTTTGGGATTCCCTCGTGATCCAGTCCGCCATCGAAGGCGGGGCCAGGTCGCTCCTCTCCGAAGACTTCAGGGACGGGCAGAAAATCGGAGACCTTACGATCCGGAACCCGTTCCTCCACGAGTAG